In Acidobacteriota bacterium, one genomic interval encodes:
- a CDS encoding DUF58 domain-containing protein — protein sequence MNASAPASASRFLDPAVIARMGTMELRARTIVEGFLQGLHRSPFRGFSVEFAEYRQYMPGDDLSTIDWKVFARTDRHVVKKFEQETNLPCHLLVDASASMAYGSRGLSKLQYASYLAAALAWLLVRQRDAVGLMAFGADVVAELPARSRPGHLRRLLVELERLRPADRSNLARPLHRLAERLTRRGLVVVISDLLDEPDGVVAGLRHVRFRGMEVVVFQVLDAAELTFPFDRSTRFRDLESGDEILTSPDTVRAEYLREMSALTARYARDLRGSGIDYHQVDTSMPLDVALLEYLDARGRAI from the coding sequence ATGAACGCGAGCGCCCCGGCCAGCGCCAGCCGATTCCTCGATCCGGCCGTCATCGCGCGGATGGGCACGATGGAGCTGCGGGCGAGGACCATCGTGGAGGGCTTCCTACAGGGGCTGCACCGCAGCCCGTTCCGGGGCTTCTCCGTCGAGTTCGCCGAGTACCGGCAGTACATGCCGGGCGACGATCTGTCGACGATCGACTGGAAGGTCTTCGCGCGCACCGACCGCCACGTCGTGAAGAAGTTCGAACAGGAGACGAACCTCCCCTGCCATCTGCTCGTCGACGCGAGCGCGTCGATGGCGTACGGGTCGCGCGGCCTCTCGAAGCTGCAGTACGCGTCCTACCTCGCGGCGGCGCTGGCGTGGCTGCTGGTGCGCCAGCGTGACGCGGTCGGGCTCATGGCCTTCGGCGCCGATGTCGTCGCCGAGCTGCCGGCACGATCGCGTCCCGGCCACCTGCGCCGCCTGCTCGTCGAGCTCGAACGGCTGCGTCCGGCCGACCGATCGAACCTGGCGCGGCCGCTCCACCGGCTCGCGGAGCGCCTCACGCGACGCGGCCTCGTGGTGGTGATCTCCGACCTGCTCGACGAACCGGACGGCGTCGTCGCCGGCCTCAGGCACGTCCGCTTCCGCGGCATGGAGGTGGTCGTCTTTCAGGTGCTCGACGCTGCGGAGCTGACGTTTCCGTTCGATCGCTCGACCCGGTTCCGCGATCTCGAATCGGGCGACGAGATCCTCACGAGCCCGGACACCGTGCGTGCCGAGTACCTGCGCGAGATGTCCGCGCTGACGGCACGCTACGCGCGCGACCTGCGAGGGTCGGGCATCGACTACCACCAGGTCGATACGTCGATGCCGCTCGACGTGGCGTTGCTCGAGTACCTCGACGCTCGAGGGCGGGCCATCTAG
- a CDS encoding BatA domain-containing protein has translation MPGLSLLSPWFLAGLLAVAVPFVLHLFAREAAPTVHFSAVRFIRRAPVEQTRRRRVSDPLLLVLRMAALALLAFAFARPLLPGSAALVPATIVAVDRSLSVSGPAEWQAVLETARTAIDLAPAGGAVGLLAFDDRADVVLAPGHDRSAVAAALDRLEPTAGGADAGVALTRAVDLLEGRGGRVVVVSDLQRSARRADVVAVVPGSVAVEVMAVAPASSNLAIRSVTREPRGTSVIVVNHGSTPRSTQVSLDVDGRTLDELPIELDPGAAREVLFTADLPGEGVAIARVRDGEGPTFDDVRYHVLDPRPPLRAGIVTAADAAPEASLYLERALRVASTDVEVDVAVVPAADPSLDEAGVFDDLAAVILTGTRGLDRRARDRIAAFVREGGGLLIVAGPDTEPGVVGDLFGSDLRLDLEAAPPGAWPATFAASEIRHPIFSAMGPYVAHLADVRVDGGLRIVPGDGWRTIARFTNDHAAVAEATFGEGRVIVFASDLGLAWNAWPVHPTFLPWLHETVSYLAAGAALPAAVVVADVPEGVARVPGTFETGTPRQRVAVNVDPRDSSIDVDDEAGFLARVRFEVVDDQRVTALASMAREADQSLWRLVVLVVMGLLVVEGLLASRARSSAVAPESGD, from the coding sequence GTGCCAGGGCTGTCGCTGCTCTCACCGTGGTTCCTCGCCGGCCTGCTCGCGGTGGCGGTGCCGTTCGTGCTGCACCTGTTCGCCCGCGAGGCGGCGCCCACGGTCCATTTCAGCGCGGTGCGGTTCATTCGCCGGGCGCCGGTCGAGCAGACCCGGCGGCGGCGCGTGAGCGACCCGCTGCTGCTCGTGTTGCGGATGGCCGCGCTCGCGCTGCTCGCCTTCGCGTTCGCCCGCCCGTTGCTCCCCGGGAGCGCCGCCCTGGTGCCCGCCACCATCGTCGCGGTCGACCGCTCGCTCAGCGTGTCGGGGCCCGCCGAGTGGCAGGCGGTGCTCGAGACCGCCCGCACGGCCATCGACCTCGCTCCGGCTGGAGGGGCGGTGGGCCTGCTCGCCTTCGACGACCGCGCCGACGTCGTGCTCGCCCCGGGGCACGACCGTTCTGCCGTCGCCGCGGCGCTCGACCGCCTCGAACCGACCGCAGGAGGAGCGGACGCCGGCGTCGCGCTGACTCGCGCGGTCGACCTGCTCGAGGGTCGCGGCGGCCGCGTCGTCGTCGTCTCCGACCTGCAGCGGTCGGCCCGCCGGGCCGACGTCGTGGCCGTGGTACCCGGGTCGGTGGCCGTCGAGGTGATGGCCGTCGCTCCCGCGTCGTCCAACCTTGCGATCCGATCGGTGACGCGCGAGCCGCGCGGCACGAGCGTGATCGTCGTCAACCATGGGTCGACGCCGCGGTCGACTCAGGTATCGCTGGACGTCGACGGCCGCACGCTCGACGAGCTGCCGATCGAGCTCGACCCGGGCGCAGCGCGCGAGGTGCTCTTCACGGCCGACCTGCCCGGCGAGGGCGTGGCGATCGCGAGGGTCCGCGACGGCGAGGGCCCCACCTTCGACGACGTGCGCTACCACGTGCTCGATCCACGGCCGCCCTTGCGTGCGGGCATCGTCACGGCGGCCGATGCCGCGCCGGAGGCGAGCCTGTACCTCGAACGCGCGCTTCGCGTGGCCAGCACCGATGTCGAAGTCGACGTCGCGGTCGTACCAGCCGCCGACCCGAGCCTCGACGAGGCCGGGGTGTTCGACGACCTGGCGGCGGTGATCCTGACGGGCACCCGGGGGCTCGACCGGCGCGCCCGCGACCGCATCGCGGCCTTCGTCCGCGAGGGCGGCGGCCTGCTGATCGTGGCCGGGCCCGATACCGAGCCGGGCGTCGTCGGCGACCTCTTCGGCTCCGACCTGCGCCTCGACCTCGAGGCCGCCCCGCCCGGCGCGTGGCCGGCCACGTTCGCCGCCTCCGAGATTCGCCACCCCATCTTCTCGGCCATGGGGCCGTACGTCGCCCACCTGGCCGACGTCCGCGTGGACGGCGGGCTCCGGATCGTGCCGGGGGACGGATGGCGCACCATCGCCCGGTTCACCAACGACCACGCGGCGGTCGCCGAGGCGACGTTTGGCGAGGGGCGCGTCATCGTGTTCGCGTCCGACCTGGGGCTGGCCTGGAACGCCTGGCCGGTGCATCCCACGTTCCTGCCCTGGCTGCACGAGACCGTGAGCTATCTGGCCGCCGGGGCCGCGTTGCCCGCGGCCGTGGTCGTGGCGGACGTGCCGGAAGGCGTGGCGCGCGTGCCGGGGACGTTCGAAACGGGCACGCCCCGCCAGCGCGTGGCCGTGAACGTCGATCCGCGCGATTCGTCGATCGACGTGGACGACGAGGCCGGGTTCCTCGCGCGCGTGCGGTTCGAGGTGGTCGATGACCAGAGGGTGACCGCGCTGGCCTCCATGGCCCGCGAGGCCGACCAGAGCCTGTGGCGGCTCGTCGTCCTGGTGGTCATGGGCCTGCTCGTCGTGGAGGGGCTGCTGGCATCGCGCGCCCGCAGCAGCGCCGTGGCCCCCGAGTCCGGAGACTGA